A DNA window from Solanum lycopersicum chromosome 3, SLM_r2.1 contains the following coding sequences:
- the LOC101245733 gene encoding uncharacterized protein At3g49055, whose amino-acid sequence METPSQICDFHSRNSSLLVEIETLRSSNQNLQSELTQKDELLHQIQLQKDDDLLKQYVDLLEDFKEVLKERETLLLMIERLEDDFSRRGMEFYEETERIRIELEVTRKKAEELLDERKEQSEVCSRNLEIVQSAKHGLLRLVENLDLGLPKSRNSELKNKEKGENTKLLNEKPAVFSVVLDLVNLVEEKWGEYEEMRKKEKRELESSVAGLEEENRDIGSLLKIALVEKEVAEKSLNRLRGNTEQKKAAILQIAERGLQKVGFGLGFGFMMGSTATSETFSDNLDSNISVKKDNNECQTEAVTLASTIETITKKLRVEITQLQKSLEESRSDMESLQHQSDKKSQKLAENMIYIKELEDKKMMLTQKVEELMIENKESEEEIYRWREACEMEVETGKKAVNEHKELVNILKQELEKTRTALHISNCKLQLKDEIEAAAIAAREAAERSLQLADSRATELRKQIEELRRQLEAAEKKERINRRRPRHVCWPMRALKFCPATNTTGIRNVTQMLPF is encoded by the exons ATGGAAACACCTTCGCAAATTTGCGATTTCCACTCACGAAACAGTTCTCTCCTTGTGGAAATCGAGACTCTTCGCTCTTCCAACCAAAACCTCCAATCGGAATTGACGCAAAAGGATGAACTCCTTCACCAAATTCAGTTGCAAAAGGACGACGATCTTCTCAAGCAATACGTTGATCTCTTAGAGGACTTCAAAGAGGTATTGAAGGAAAGAGAGACGCTTCTTCTCATGATCGAGAGACTTGAGGATGATTTTAGCCGGAGAGGGATGGAGTTTTACGAAGAAACAGAGAGAATTAGAATCGAGCTTGAGGTTACGAGGAAGAAAGCTGAGGAACTATTAGATGAGAGAAAAGAGCAATCGGAAGTTTGTTCACGTAATTTGGAGATCGTGCAATCAGCTAAGCATGGGTTGCTGAGGTTAGTTGAGAATCTCGATTTAGGTCTGCCAAAATCGAGAAATTCTGAgttaaagaacaaagagaaaggtGAAAATACAAAATTGTTAAACGAAAAACCAGCTGTGTTTTCTGTGGTTCTGGATCTGGTGAATTTGGTGGAGGAAAAATGGGGAGAGTATGAGGAAATGAGGAAAAAGGAGAAGAGAGAATTGGAGAGCAGTGTGGCGGGTTTAGAAGAGGAGAATCGAGATATTGGTAGCTTGCTCAAAATCGCTTTGGTGGAAAAGGAGGTAGCGGAGAAGAGTTTGAACAGATTAAGAGGCAATACTGAACAGAAGAAAGCAGCCATTTTGCAGATTGCAGAGAGAGGGTTGCAAAAGGTTGGCTTTGGTCTCGGGTTCGGGTTTATGATGGGAAGTACTGCAACCAGTGAAACATTTTCAGATAATCTGGATTCTAATATCAGCGTCAAGAAGGATAACAATGAATGCCAAACAGAAGCTGTTACTCTG GCCTCAACAATAGAAACAATaacaaagaagttaagagttgAAATCACACAGTTGCAGAAGTCATTGGAGGAATCTAG GTCAGATATGGAGTCTCTGCAGCATCAATCAgacaaaaaaagtcaaaaactaGCAGAAAACATGATATACATCAAAGAGTTGGAAGATAAAAAGATGATGCTTACTCAAAAG GTTGAAGAACTCATGATAGAAAATAAAGAGTctgaagaagaaatttatagATGGAGAGAAGCTTGTGAAATGGAAGTGGAAACTGGAAAGAAAGCTGTTAATGAGCACAAAGAACTG GTCAATATTCTGAAACAAGAATTAGAAAAGACCAGAACTGCTTTACATATTTCAAATTGCAAGTTGCAGCTGAAAGATGAGATAGAGGCGGCAGCCATTGCTGCCCGAGAGGCAGCTGAGAGATCTCTCCAGCTTGCAGACAGCAGGGCTACTGAACTACGTAAGCAGATTGAGGAGCTAAGAAGACAATTAGAAGCCGCAGAGAAAAAGGAACGAATAAATCGTCGTAGACCACGGCATGTATGTTGGCCAATGCGAGCTCTCAAGTTCTGCCCTGCTACTAATACAACTGGTATTAGAAATGTTACACAAATGCTACCATTTTGA
- the LOC101256257 gene encoding kinesin-like protein KIN-10C isoform X2: MALSTPNSNRLKLTAGPRISRRVRILGKIRGFTDQESEITSRDSKPWVTVSRSKESGYDSSGKVTISFGDEGSSRKDVYELDNCYEQDDDNGIVFSREVKPLISEVLSGRNVSVIAYGARGSGKTHIIQGSVDKQGLAAMAIAEILLQTKDAEKAVLIFVSFYEVFQDHVYDLLDPNHPEVQVLEDSQGKIKLKGLSKATVDSISQYHDLCACWTAPFYSAQKTPLQMPKRSHKGLMIRIASVDDIQDSKRPNVMNFVDLAGYEDSRRSSKDGISLTESTRINKSLYAIMNVVYALNTNEKRVPYREGKLTRMLQESLGGSNHVLLLTCLNPIPCQDTLYVVSLASRSCQSTGQILTSSAMKSKKHTNQQVRLMGTPLSGKKNNSASNLTERKLFSERKAVISKQDEVTSATKFKPLSKNASTITSSFHKKTSQDKSDSDSSGALILSAQNEIPTAFKETICDKNVEKDASPPNKATDLEVTPEVLCDVKEIISFPDDGTVGIEKKNEATIIDKVGSPPLSARLREITNNLRLLETSTPLHVLMPKQSDVSHGNLESCDIVEPKTPKTETDVRTLEIVKYSSPWEKFHTRSSGVKNCLVQEYLNFLNTASKEELTRIKGIGEKRATYILELREESPEPFKRLEDLQEVGLSAKEVNGLMRRMAGQLFI; the protein is encoded by the exons ATGGCTTTGTCGACGCCCAATTCAAATCGCCTGAAACTCACCGCCGGTCCAAGAATCTCACGCAGGGTGCGAATTTTGGGGAAAATTCGAGGATTTACCGATCAGGAATCTGAAATTACCAGCCGAGATTCGAAGCCGTGGGTCACTGTTTCTCGGTCCAAAGAGAGCGGCTATGATTCGTCTGGAAAAGTTACAATCTCGTTCGGAGATGAAGGGAGTAG CCGTAAAGATGTATATGAATTAGATAACTGTTATGAACAAGACGATGATAATGGTATAGTATTCTCAAGAGAGGTAAAACCACTGATATCAGAAGTTCTTAGTGGTCGAAATGTGTCCGTTATTGCATATGGGGCAAGAGGCAGTGGAAAAACCCACATAATCCAG GGTTCTGTGGACAAACAAGGTTTGGCAGCAATGGCAATAGCTGAGATCCTTTTGCAAACAAAGGATGCAGAGAAAGCCGTGTTGATCTTCGTTTCCTTTTATGAGGTGTTCCAGGATCATGTCTATGATCTTTTGGATCCTAATCATCCTGAAGTTCAAGTTCTTGAAGATTCTCAAGGAAAAATAAAGCTCAAAGGACTGTCTAAG GCCACTGTGGATTCTATTTCACAGTATCATGATCTATGCGCTTGTTGGACCGCACCATTCTATTCAGCACAAAAGACACCACTCCAAATGCCAAAAAGGAGTCATAAAGGTTTAATGATACGTATAGCATCTGTCGATGACATCCAGGATAGTAAACGTCCCAATGTGATGAACTTTGTGGATTTGGCAG GCTATGAGGATTCCAGAAGAAGTAGCAAAGATGGAATTTCACTTACTGAAAGTACTAGAATAAACAAATCTTTGTATGCCATTATGAATGTGGTGTACGCTCTGAACACAAATGAAAAGCGTGTGCCTTATCGAGAAGGCAAACTCACTCGGATGCTACAGGAATCTCTTGGAGGCTCCAATCATGTTTTGTTGCTTACCTGCTTG AATCCAATTCCTTGCCAAGATACTCTTTATGTAGTAAGTTTGGCTTCACGATCTTGTCAAAGCACTGGTCAGATTTTGACAAGCTCTGCAATGAAAAGTAAAAAGCACACTAATCAACAAGTACGACTAATGGGTACCCCATTGTCTGGGAAAAAGAACAACTCTGCTAGTAATTTAACAGAAAG GAAATTATTCAGTGAGAGAAAAGCTGTCATCTCTAAGCAG GATGAAGTCACCTCAGCTACAAAGTTTAAGCCTCTATCAAAAAATGCTTCAACCATCACATCTTCCTTCCATAAAAAG ACTTCTCAAGACAAGTCCGATTCGGATAGTTCTGGAGCCTTGATATTATCAGCACAAAAT GAAATCCCAACTGCTTTCAAGGAAACAATCTGCGATAAAAATGTAGAAAAG GATGCCTCTCCACCAAATAAAGCAACAGATTTAGAAGTTACTCCCGAAGTTCTTTGTGATGTCAAAGAAATAATTTCTTTTCCAGATGATG GTACTGTTGGTATAGAGAAGAAAAATGAAGCCACGATCATAGACAAAGTTGGTTCACCACCACTAAGTGCAAGACTTAgagaaataacaaataatttgcGATTGTTGGAGACTTCAACTCCTTTGCATGTACTGATGCCAAAGCAATCAGATGTATCCCATGGAAACCTTGAAAGTTGTGACATTGTAGAACCTAAAACCCCAAAAACTGAAACTGATGTGAGAACTTTGGAGATTGTCAAGTACAGTAGTCCTTGGGAGAAATTTCATACCCGCAGTTCTGGAGTAAAG AATTGTCTTGTCCAAGAATACCTGAATTTCTTAAATACTGCCAGCAA GGAAGAGTTAACAAGGATTAAG GGAATTGGAGAAAAGAGAGCAACTTACATTCTTGAACTTCGTGAAGAATCTCCTGAACCTTTTAAGAGG CTTGAAGATTTGCAAGAAGTTGGTCTCTCGGCGAAGGAG GTAAATGGTTTGATGAGAAGAATGGCTGGACAACTTTTCATCTAG
- the LOC101256257 gene encoding kinesin-like protein KIN-10C isoform X1 encodes MALSTPNSNRLKLTAGPRISRRVRILGKIRGFTDQESEITSRDSKPWVTVSRSKESGYDSSGKVTISFGDEGSSRKDVYELDNCYEQDDDNGIVFSREVKPLISEVLSGRNVSVIAYGARGSGKTHIIQGSVDKQGLAAMAIAEILLQTKDAEKAVLIFVSFYEVFQDHVYDLLDPNHPEVQVLEDSQGKIKLKGLSKATVDSISQYHDLCACWTAPFYSAQKTPLQMPKRSHKGLMIRIASVDDIQDSKRPNVMNFVDLAGYEDSRRSSKDGISLTESTRINKSLYAIMNVVYALNTNEKRVPYREGKLTRMLQESLGGSNHVLLLTCLNPIPCQDTLYVVSLASRSCQSTGQILTSSAMKSKKHTNQQVRLMGTPLSGKKNNSASNLTERKLFSERKAVISKQDEVTSATKFKPLSKNASTITSSFHKKTSQDKSDSDSSGALILSAQNIQEIPTAFKETICDKNVEKDASPPNKATDLEVTPEVLCDVKEIISFPDDGTVGIEKKNEATIIDKVGSPPLSARLREITNNLRLLETSTPLHVLMPKQSDVSHGNLESCDIVEPKTPKTETDVRTLEIVKYSSPWEKFHTRSSGVKNCLVQEYLNFLNTASKEELTRIKGIGEKRATYILELREESPEPFKRLEDLQEVGLSAKEVNGLMRRMAGQLFI; translated from the exons ATGGCTTTGTCGACGCCCAATTCAAATCGCCTGAAACTCACCGCCGGTCCAAGAATCTCACGCAGGGTGCGAATTTTGGGGAAAATTCGAGGATTTACCGATCAGGAATCTGAAATTACCAGCCGAGATTCGAAGCCGTGGGTCACTGTTTCTCGGTCCAAAGAGAGCGGCTATGATTCGTCTGGAAAAGTTACAATCTCGTTCGGAGATGAAGGGAGTAG CCGTAAAGATGTATATGAATTAGATAACTGTTATGAACAAGACGATGATAATGGTATAGTATTCTCAAGAGAGGTAAAACCACTGATATCAGAAGTTCTTAGTGGTCGAAATGTGTCCGTTATTGCATATGGGGCAAGAGGCAGTGGAAAAACCCACATAATCCAG GGTTCTGTGGACAAACAAGGTTTGGCAGCAATGGCAATAGCTGAGATCCTTTTGCAAACAAAGGATGCAGAGAAAGCCGTGTTGATCTTCGTTTCCTTTTATGAGGTGTTCCAGGATCATGTCTATGATCTTTTGGATCCTAATCATCCTGAAGTTCAAGTTCTTGAAGATTCTCAAGGAAAAATAAAGCTCAAAGGACTGTCTAAG GCCACTGTGGATTCTATTTCACAGTATCATGATCTATGCGCTTGTTGGACCGCACCATTCTATTCAGCACAAAAGACACCACTCCAAATGCCAAAAAGGAGTCATAAAGGTTTAATGATACGTATAGCATCTGTCGATGACATCCAGGATAGTAAACGTCCCAATGTGATGAACTTTGTGGATTTGGCAG GCTATGAGGATTCCAGAAGAAGTAGCAAAGATGGAATTTCACTTACTGAAAGTACTAGAATAAACAAATCTTTGTATGCCATTATGAATGTGGTGTACGCTCTGAACACAAATGAAAAGCGTGTGCCTTATCGAGAAGGCAAACTCACTCGGATGCTACAGGAATCTCTTGGAGGCTCCAATCATGTTTTGTTGCTTACCTGCTTG AATCCAATTCCTTGCCAAGATACTCTTTATGTAGTAAGTTTGGCTTCACGATCTTGTCAAAGCACTGGTCAGATTTTGACAAGCTCTGCAATGAAAAGTAAAAAGCACACTAATCAACAAGTACGACTAATGGGTACCCCATTGTCTGGGAAAAAGAACAACTCTGCTAGTAATTTAACAGAAAG GAAATTATTCAGTGAGAGAAAAGCTGTCATCTCTAAGCAG GATGAAGTCACCTCAGCTACAAAGTTTAAGCCTCTATCAAAAAATGCTTCAACCATCACATCTTCCTTCCATAAAAAG ACTTCTCAAGACAAGTCCGATTCGGATAGTTCTGGAGCCTTGATATTATCAGCACAAAAT ATTCAGGAAATCCCAACTGCTTTCAAGGAAACAATCTGCGATAAAAATGTAGAAAAG GATGCCTCTCCACCAAATAAAGCAACAGATTTAGAAGTTACTCCCGAAGTTCTTTGTGATGTCAAAGAAATAATTTCTTTTCCAGATGATG GTACTGTTGGTATAGAGAAGAAAAATGAAGCCACGATCATAGACAAAGTTGGTTCACCACCACTAAGTGCAAGACTTAgagaaataacaaataatttgcGATTGTTGGAGACTTCAACTCCTTTGCATGTACTGATGCCAAAGCAATCAGATGTATCCCATGGAAACCTTGAAAGTTGTGACATTGTAGAACCTAAAACCCCAAAAACTGAAACTGATGTGAGAACTTTGGAGATTGTCAAGTACAGTAGTCCTTGGGAGAAATTTCATACCCGCAGTTCTGGAGTAAAG AATTGTCTTGTCCAAGAATACCTGAATTTCTTAAATACTGCCAGCAA GGAAGAGTTAACAAGGATTAAG GGAATTGGAGAAAAGAGAGCAACTTACATTCTTGAACTTCGTGAAGAATCTCCTGAACCTTTTAAGAGG CTTGAAGATTTGCAAGAAGTTGGTCTCTCGGCGAAGGAG GTAAATGGTTTGATGAGAAGAATGGCTGGACAACTTTTCATCTAG